A stretch of Pelecanus crispus isolate bPelCri1 chromosome 3, bPelCri1.pri, whole genome shotgun sequence DNA encodes these proteins:
- the CHRM3 gene encoding muscarinic acetylcholine receptor M3, whose translation MLTHYQFCFQKRSSQSYAVPDPTSHFDVPHWTILCQRATMIMQNNSSASPLFSNVSSFWKRDSHGLGLLDEAESLIGSYDFPQTTVSFPFSTVESTNMSLNATSKDPLGGHAIWQVVLIAFLTGILALVTIIGNILVIVAFKVNKQLKTVNNYFLLSLACADLIIGVISMNLYTTYIIMDHWALGSLACDLWLSIDYVASNASVMNLLVISFDRYFSITRPLTYRAKRTTKRAGVMIGLAWIISFVLWAPAILFWQYFVGKRTVPPDECFIQFLSEPIITFGTAIAAFYLPVTIMSILYWRIYKETEKRTKELAGLQASGSEAEAARFVHQTGSSRSCSSYELQQQSMKRSTRRKYRRCHFWLTMKSWEPNTDQGDQEHSSSDSWNNNDAAASLENSASSDEEDIAAETRAIYSIVLKLPGHSAILNSTKLPSSEDLHESGDELQKSDAESKEKKPKKLQPPRSVQDGGNFQKSFSKLPVQPGSAETTTASDGISSVTKTSAALPLSFKEATLAKKFALKTRSQITKRKRMSLIKEKKAAQTLSAILFAFIITWTPYNIMVLVNTFCNCIPKTFWNLGYWLCYINSTVNPVCYALCNKTFRNTFKMLLLCQCDKRKRRKQQYQQRQSVIFHKRIPREAS comes from the coding sequence ACTATGTCAGAGAGCCACAATGATCATGCAAAATAACAGTTCGGCCTCGCCCCTGTTTTCAAATGTGAGCTCCTTCTGGAAGAGAGATTCACATGGACTGGGACTTCTTGATGAAGCAGAATCGCTCATTGGCAGCTATGATTTCCCTCAGACCACAGTGAGTTTTCCCTTCTCCACTGTGGAATCAACAAACATGTCCTTAAATGCCACAAGCAAAGACCCTCTGGGTGGACACGCTATCTGGCAAGTAGTTTTGATTGCTTTCCTCACTGGGATCCTTGCACTGGTGACCATCATAGGAAACATCCTCGTGATTGTTGCATTTAAGGTTAACAAACAACTGAAAACGGTCAACAACTACTTCTTGTTGAGTCTTGCTTGTGCAGATTTGATCATTGGTGTTATTTCCATGAATCTTTACACCACATACATCATCATGGACCACTGGGCTTTGGGAAGCTTGGCCTGTGATCTTTGGCTCTCCATTGACTATGTCGCCAGTAATGCCTCTGTCATGAATCTCCTTGTCATAAGTTTTGACAGGTATTTTTCCATCACTAGGCCGCTTACGTACAGAGCCAAACGAACAACCAAAAGGGCTGGGGTGATGATTGGTTTAGCATGGATCATCTCTTTTGTTCTTTGGGCCCCTGCCATCTTGTTCTGGCAGTATTTTGTTGGGAAGAGGACTGTACCTCCTGATGAATGTTTCATCCAGTTTCTAAGTGAACCTATCATCACTTTTGGCACTGCCATAGCTGCCTTTTACTTGCCAGTCACCATTATGAGTATTTTGTATTGGAGGATCTACAAGGAGACCGAGAAACGCACCAAAGAGTTAGCAGGGCTGCAGGCTTCAGGCAGTGAAGCAGAGGCAGCCCGCTTCGTACACCAGACAGGCAGCTCCCGGAGCTGCAGCAGCTACGAGCTGCAACAGCAGAGCATGAAACGCTCTACCCGAAGGAAATACAGACGCTGCCACTTCTGGCTCACAATGAAGAGCTGGGAACCCAATACAGACCAGGGGGACcaagagcacagcagcagcgACAGCTGGAACAACAACGACGCTGCTGCCTCCCTTGAAAATTCAGCCTCCTCTGACGAAGAAGACATCGCAGCAGAGACCAGAGCCATCTATTCAATCGTACTGAAGCTTCCTGGTCACAGCGCCATCCTCAATTCCACGAAACTACCCTCCTCGGAAGATTTGCATGAGTCAGGGGATGAACTGCAGAAATCCGACGCAGAATCGAAGGAAAAGAAACCTAAAAAATTGCAGCCTCCCAGAAGTGTTCAGGATGGTGGAAATTTCCAAAAGAGCTTTTCTAAGCTTCCGGTTCAACCAGGGTCAGCAGAGACAACCACAGCTTCTGATGGCATCTCATCAGTGACCAAGAcatctgcagccctgcccttgtCCTTCAAGGAAGCAACTCTGGCAAAAAAGTTTGCCTTGAAGACCAGAAGTCAGATCACAAAGCGAAAACGAATGTCACttatcaaagaaaagaaagcagcacagacaCTCAGTGCCATTTTGTTTGCCTTCATCATTACCTGGACCCCATATAACATCATGGTTCTGGTGAACACCTTTTGCAACTGTATCCCCAAAACTTTCTGGAACCTGGGGTACTGGCTTTGCTACATCAATAGCACAGTGAACCCCGTGTGCTATGCACTGTGTaacaaaacattcagaaacacTTTCAAGATGCTACTGCTGTGCCAGTGTGACAAACGAAAACGACGCAAACAGCAGTATCAGCAAAGGCAGTCCGTCATTTTTCATAAGCGGATCCCTAGGGAGGCTTCATag